One window of the Leptospira broomii serovar Hurstbridge str. 5399 genome contains the following:
- a CDS encoding MFS transporter translates to MKAITKSIWVLSFISLFTDIASEMLYPILPLYLKSIGFSVLLIGILEGFAEATAGLSKGYFGNLSDASGRRVPFVQWGYFLSALSKPMMALLTFPVWIFSARTLDRFGKGLRTGARDALLSDEATPETKGTVFGFHRSMDTLGAVIGPICAIIYLHFFPEDYSSLFYWAIIPGFIAVIISRFLKEKKKVSTSPTIKPTGFFSFLNYWKESPISYRRLSIALLIFALVNSSDVFLLMMVKSKGFTDLEVIAVYIFYNLIYAIASFPIGILSDKIGLRRILLLGLGLFSIVYFGMAFAEKKELFYLLFFIYGIYAASTEGITKALITNITSSNDSATAIGTFAGLNSLAALLASSFAGFLWYVFGAPTVFIVSSLVTILVLLYLTSVKIEDMKRKPQ, encoded by the coding sequence ATGAAAGCAATTACAAAATCTATTTGGGTTCTCTCGTTCATCAGTTTATTCACGGATATCGCCAGCGAAATGCTGTATCCGATACTGCCTTTATATTTAAAGAGCATAGGATTTTCAGTTTTATTGATCGGAATCTTAGAAGGTTTCGCCGAAGCGACGGCGGGATTGAGCAAGGGATATTTCGGAAATCTTTCGGATGCTAGCGGTAGAAGGGTCCCATTCGTACAATGGGGATATTTTTTAAGCGCGCTTTCCAAACCGATGATGGCGCTACTAACGTTCCCTGTATGGATCTTCTCCGCGAGAACATTGGATCGATTCGGAAAAGGATTACGGACCGGCGCTCGAGATGCTTTATTATCCGATGAGGCGACTCCCGAGACGAAAGGAACCGTTTTCGGATTTCATCGTTCTATGGATACTCTTGGCGCCGTGATAGGTCCTATCTGCGCCATTATCTATCTGCATTTTTTCCCTGAAGATTATTCATCGCTTTTCTACTGGGCGATTATTCCCGGTTTTATCGCCGTAATTATTTCCCGATTTCTAAAAGAAAAAAAGAAGGTCTCCACTTCCCCTACGATAAAGCCGACGGGGTTCTTCTCGTTTTTGAACTACTGGAAGGAGAGTCCAATCTCATACCGACGTTTGTCGATCGCGTTACTCATTTTCGCATTAGTGAATAGTTCCGACGTATTTTTACTGATGATGGTTAAGAGTAAAGGGTTTACGGATTTGGAAGTGATTGCGGTTTATATTTTCTATAATCTAATCTACGCGATCGCATCCTTTCCGATCGGAATACTTTCGGACAAAATAGGATTAAGACGGATTCTACTACTGGGTCTGGGTTTGTTCAGTATAGTCTATTTCGGAATGGCCTTTGCGGAGAAAAAGGAACTCTTCTATCTATTATTTTTCATCTACGGTATTTATGCCGCGTCTACGGAAGGAATCACGAAGGCATTGATTACGAACATCACTAGTTCTAACGACTCAGCTACCGCAATCGGAACGTTTGCCGGACTCAATAGTCTCGCAGCTCTACTTGCTAGTTCGTTTGCCGGATTCCTATGGTACGTCTTCGGCGCGCCTACGGTCTTCATAGTTTCGTCTTTAGTTACGATTCTTGTTCTACTTTACCTTACTTCGGTTAAAATCGAAGATATGAAACGGAAACCCCAGTAG